From a region of the Qipengyuania spongiae genome:
- a CDS encoding malonic semialdehyde reductase, with product MPKQFHDHSLSDEALDQIFREARSYNGWLDKDVSDEQLHAIYELMKMGPTSANMQPARIVWVKSDEAKAKLVDCVSDGNKEKVKTAPVTALVAYDIDFHEELPWLFPHTDAKSWFEGDEDGRKEGAFRNSALQGAYLIIAARALGLDTGPMSGFDSGAVEKAFFGDNPKHKVNFICSIGYGDAESIFDRSPRPDFDKFTRIA from the coding sequence ATGCCCAAGCAGTTTCACGACCACAGCCTGTCTGACGAAGCGCTCGACCAGATCTTTCGCGAAGCGCGCAGTTACAACGGCTGGCTCGACAAGGACGTGAGCGACGAACAGCTTCACGCGATCTACGAGCTGATGAAGATGGGTCCTACCTCGGCCAACATGCAGCCGGCGCGGATCGTCTGGGTGAAATCGGACGAGGCGAAGGCCAAGCTGGTCGACTGCGTTTCGGATGGGAACAAGGAGAAGGTGAAGACCGCGCCCGTCACCGCGCTGGTCGCCTACGACATCGATTTCCACGAAGAATTGCCATGGCTCTTCCCCCATACCGACGCGAAGAGCTGGTTCGAGGGCGACGAGGACGGCCGCAAGGAAGGCGCCTTCCGCAACTCCGCCCTGCAGGGCGCCTACCTTATCATCGCCGCCCGTGCACTGGGCCTCGACACCGGGCCGATGTCCGGCTTCGATTCAGGGGCGGTGGAGAAGGCTTTCTTCGGCGACAATCCGAAGCACAAGGTCAACTTCATCTGCTCGATCGGTTACGGCGACGCGGAAAGCATTTTTGATCGCAGCCCGCGCCCCGATTTCGACAAGTTCACACGCATCGCCTGA
- a CDS encoding M16 family metallopeptidase, which yields MSDFSRAFRRFALALPLLFVAAPPVLGQDMLATAPPALPVNVSAPTALQTGDETPWIYEGSDVPRDPEWQFGEMKNGLRYAVRQNGVPPDQVSIRVRIDAGSLYEQDSERGFAHLLEHMLFRESKYLGPGEAIPTWQRLGATFGSDTNAETSPTHTVFKLDLPNIDAAKLEESFKLLSGMVREPALSAANLAADVPIVMAEKRERGGAAARSSDATRETLFAGQRLAVRSPIGTEETLRAATPAKVRAFHKRWYRPENTVISVAGDADPILLAALVEKYFGDWRVSGRPAEAPNFGDPVAPEGTDAANPVGETAVVVEPDLPRSLSYAVMRPWRPVQDTVAYNQALLRDSLAQALINRRLESRARAGGSYLYAQVQQDDVSRSTDATFVSLAPLSEDWETALSDVRAVIADALENPPTQDEIDREIAEFEQVFVSSVDESAVLPGSRLADDIVQAVDIREAVAAPDTVLQVFRGMKDTITPEQLLEHTQALFSGAVVRSVYVTPSADEATVDELRQALAAPVAADGSARLAAQDVSFADLPPIGTPSDIVQQAPIGVLDIERIDFANGVKAIVWPNQGEPGRVSVKVRFGGGYRSIGAEDGTYASLGEMALIGSGVGELGQEELDRISTGRKMGFEFGISEGAFTFFAQTNARDLGDQLYLLAAKLDQPGWDPNPLIRSQAAARLAYESFATSPAGVLNRDLDALLRGGDPRYATPDLADLADVTPEGFREVWEPLLKQGPVEVLMFGDFDKAEGIAALQRTFGALDPREPLPEGVASRVPAPPPAGETTVLHHRGDANQAAAVVAWPSGGGVMGLRESRQLEILVQVFNNRLLEAMRERSGASYAPAVRSEWPSDIESGGRISAIAQLQPDDVPIFFEEAARIAADLTTTPPDADELARVTEPLRQYVTRVSSGNLFWLFQLEGATVDPRRVAMMRSLLNDYSRTSPEVMMQLAQKYFGGSEAYRIAVLPEGQSLAAATQP from the coding sequence ATGTCAGACTTTTCGCGCGCTTTCCGGCGCTTCGCACTCGCGCTCCCCCTGCTGTTCGTCGCCGCGCCGCCCGTCCTCGGGCAGGATATGCTGGCGACCGCGCCCCCGGCACTTCCCGTCAATGTTTCCGCGCCGACCGCGCTGCAGACCGGCGACGAGACCCCATGGATCTACGAGGGCAGTGACGTTCCGCGCGATCCCGAATGGCAGTTCGGCGAGATGAAGAACGGCCTGCGCTATGCCGTCCGGCAGAACGGCGTGCCGCCCGATCAGGTCTCGATCCGCGTGCGGATAGACGCCGGATCGCTTTACGAGCAGGACAGCGAGCGCGGATTCGCGCACCTCCTCGAACACATGCTGTTCCGCGAGAGCAAGTATCTCGGGCCGGGCGAGGCGATCCCGACCTGGCAGCGGCTCGGCGCGACCTTCGGCAGCGACACCAATGCCGAGACCAGCCCGACCCACACCGTGTTCAAGCTCGACCTGCCGAATATCGACGCGGCGAAGCTCGAGGAAAGTTTCAAGCTCCTCTCCGGGATGGTGCGCGAACCGGCGCTGAGCGCGGCCAACCTTGCCGCCGACGTGCCGATCGTCATGGCCGAAAAGCGCGAGCGTGGCGGAGCGGCCGCCCGCAGCTCCGATGCTACGCGCGAAACGCTGTTCGCAGGGCAGCGGCTCGCGGTGCGCTCGCCGATCGGCACCGAGGAGACCCTCCGCGCGGCGACGCCCGCGAAGGTCCGCGCGTTCCACAAGCGCTGGTATCGGCCGGAAAACACAGTGATCTCGGTCGCCGGCGATGCCGATCCGATATTGCTCGCCGCGCTGGTGGAGAAATATTTCGGCGACTGGCGCGTCTCGGGCCGTCCGGCGGAGGCGCCCAACTTCGGCGATCCCGTCGCGCCCGAAGGCACGGATGCCGCCAATCCGGTCGGGGAAACCGCGGTGGTGGTCGAGCCCGACCTTCCGCGCAGCCTCAGCTATGCGGTGATGCGTCCATGGCGGCCGGTGCAGGACACCGTTGCCTATAATCAGGCGCTGCTGCGCGATTCGCTGGCGCAGGCGCTGATCAACCGGCGGCTTGAGTCGCGCGCGCGGGCAGGCGGCAGCTATCTTTACGCGCAGGTCCAGCAGGACGATGTCAGCCGCTCGACCGACGCGACCTTCGTCAGCCTCGCGCCGCTCAGCGAGGACTGGGAAACCGCGCTGTCCGACGTGCGCGCGGTCATCGCCGACGCGCTCGAGAACCCGCCGACGCAGGACGAGATTGATCGCGAAATCGCCGAGTTCGAGCAGGTCTTCGTAAGTTCGGTTGACGAAAGCGCAGTCCTGCCCGGCTCGCGCCTCGCGGACGATATCGTCCAGGCCGTCGACATTCGCGAGGCAGTCGCCGCCCCGGACACGGTGCTTCAGGTGTTCCGCGGCATGAAGGACACGATCACGCCCGAGCAGCTGCTCGAGCACACGCAGGCCCTCTTCAGCGGCGCGGTCGTGCGGAGTGTTTACGTGACGCCTTCCGCCGACGAGGCGACGGTGGACGAGCTGCGCCAGGCGCTCGCCGCGCCGGTTGCCGCCGACGGTTCGGCACGGCTGGCGGCGCAGGACGTTTCCTTCGCCGACCTGCCGCCGATCGGCACGCCGTCCGATATCGTCCAGCAGGCGCCGATCGGTGTGCTCGATATCGAGCGGATCGATTTCGCCAATGGCGTAAAGGCGATCGTCTGGCCCAATCAGGGCGAGCCGGGCCGGGTCTCGGTCAAGGTCCGCTTCGGCGGCGGCTACCGCTCGATCGGGGCAGAGGACGGCACCTATGCCTCGCTGGGCGAGATGGCACTGATCGGCTCGGGCGTCGGCGAACTGGGTCAGGAAGAGCTCGACCGTATTTCCACCGGCCGCAAGATGGGCTTCGAATTCGGCATTTCCGAAGGCGCGTTCACCTTCTTCGCTCAGACCAATGCGCGCGATCTCGGCGATCAGCTTTATCTTCTCGCCGCGAAGCTCGACCAGCCGGGCTGGGATCCGAACCCGCTGATCCGGTCGCAGGCCGCGGCACGGCTCGCCTATGAAAGTTTCGCCACCAGCCCGGCGGGCGTGCTCAACCGCGATCTCGACGCGTTGCTGCGCGGCGGCGATCCGCGCTACGCGACGCCCGATCTCGCCGATCTGGCCGACGTGACGCCCGAAGGCTTCCGTGAGGTGTGGGAGCCGCTGCTGAAGCAGGGGCCGGTCGAAGTCCTTATGTTCGGCGATTTCGACAAGGCCGAGGGTATTGCCGCGTTGCAGCGGACCTTCGGCGCGCTCGATCCGCGCGAACCACTTCCGGAAGGTGTCGCGAGCCGGGTTCCAGCGCCTCCGCCCGCGGGCGAGACGACGGTGCTGCATCATCGCGGCGATGCCAATCAGGCGGCGGCAGTCGTCGCCTGGCCGAGCGGCGGCGGCGTGATGGGCCTGCGCGAATCGCGCCAGCTCGAAATCCTCGTCCAGGTGTTCAATAACCGTCTGCTCGAGGCGATGCGCGAGCGGTCCGGCGCGAGTTACGCGCCCGCCGTCCGCTCCGAATGGCCGAGCGATATCGAAAGCGGCGGACGGATCAGCGCGATCGCGCAGCTCCAGCCCGATGATGTGCCGATTTTCTTCGAGGAAGCCGCGCGTATCGCCGCCGATCTGACGACGACGCCCCCCGATGCGGACGAGCTTGCCCGCGTCACCGAACCTCTGCGCCAGTATGTCACGCGCGTCTCGAGCGG
- a CDS encoding NifU family protein — MFIETETTPNPASLKFLPGQTVMDSGTREFASPEAAEASPLAQAIFDTGEVTNVFFGGDFVSVTAAPGVEWTALKPQVLAILLDHFVSEAPLFAPGTAGGISVPAETADELLVEERAEDADIVAQINDLLETRVRPAVAGDGGDIRYRGYRDGIVHLQMQGACSGCPSSTATLKHGIEGLLKHYVPEVVEVRAA, encoded by the coding sequence ATGTTCATAGAGACCGAAACCACTCCGAACCCGGCGAGCCTCAAATTCCTTCCCGGTCAGACCGTGATGGACAGTGGCACCCGCGAATTCGCCAGCCCCGAAGCGGCGGAGGCGAGCCCGCTGGCTCAGGCGATCTTCGACACCGGCGAGGTTACCAACGTGTTCTTCGGGGGCGACTTCGTGTCCGTCACTGCGGCGCCCGGCGTCGAATGGACGGCGCTCAAGCCGCAGGTGCTCGCCATCCTGCTCGACCATTTCGTCTCGGAGGCGCCGCTCTTCGCGCCCGGCACCGCGGGCGGCATTTCCGTGCCTGCCGAAACCGCGGACGAGCTGCTGGTCGAGGAGCGCGCCGAAGATGCCGACATCGTCGCTCAGATCAACGATCTGCTCGAGACCCGCGTGCGGCCGGCGGTCGCGGGCGATGGCGGGGACATCCGCTATCGTGGCTATCGCGACGGGATCGTCCATCTCCAGATGCAGGGTGCCTGTTCGGGCTGCCCCTCCTCCACCGCCACGCTGAAGCACGGCATCGAGGGACTGCTGAAACATTACGTGCCGGAGGTCGTTGAGGTTCGCGCCGCCTGA
- the tsaB gene encoding tRNA (adenosine(37)-N6)-threonylcarbamoyltransferase complex dimerization subunit type 1 TsaB produces MRLLAIDCATEACSVALFEDGGLVSSRHEVLGRGHAEKLVPMIADLPDRGRAEAIRVSLGPGSFTGTRIGLATARALGIAWKAEVLGYPTLALIAAIARESSSKTGILASMAGGHGEFFVQPFDAEGLALEDHRSLAPEAAAKLYDCEVVAGNRAEALVEQRGFGTAIDLLPDARFAHRLPVSLLTDDLRPIYGRAPDARLPG; encoded by the coding sequence ATGCGCCTGCTCGCCATAGATTGCGCCACCGAGGCCTGTTCCGTCGCCCTGTTCGAGGATGGCGGGCTGGTCTCGTCGCGCCACGAGGTGCTCGGGCGCGGCCACGCCGAAAAGCTGGTGCCGATGATCGCCGATCTGCCCGATCGCGGCCGGGCCGAGGCGATCCGTGTTTCGCTCGGTCCGGGAAGCTTCACCGGCACCCGCATCGGCCTCGCCACCGCCCGTGCGCTCGGCATTGCTTGGAAAGCGGAGGTGCTGGGCTATCCGACTCTGGCGCTAATCGCGGCGATTGCGCGGGAAAGTTCGTCTAAAACCGGCATTCTGGCGTCCATGGCGGGCGGACACGGCGAATTTTTCGTTCAGCCGTTCGACGCCGAAGGGCTTGCGCTGGAAGACCATCGCTCGCTTGCCCCCGAAGCCGCGGCGAAATTGTACGATTGTGAGGTCGTCGCCGGCAACCGGGCCGAGGCGCTGGTCGAACAGCGCGGGTTCGGCACCGCGATCGACCTTCTGCCCGACGCGCGCTTCGCCCACCGCCTGCCGGTGAGCCTGCTGACGGACGACCTGCGCCCGATCTACGGCCGGGCGCCCGATGCGAGATTGCCGGGATGA